TGGTGGCCGATGGGGAAGGCCCTCCCATCGGCCCACCATTGCTAATGCTCTCATTCCCTATTcaatatctcattttaatCTAATAGTACTCTATTAATaaaagtactactccataaaagAATGTCTgtagaaaaattattgaaatacgagtcatttatattaattctagaataaaatatgaattaaatgaatttgtgAAACGTAAAGTctgattattaaaaatagtaaaataaaattgaacattttaaaatggacatccaaaaattaataggGGTTGTTATTTGGTATTTACTAATTATCAACATACTTCATTGAATCTAACTTTAATTAACTTGTGACCTGTCTTGATTTTCATGGGATTATATTTGGAGTAGATAATCAATCGGTTCAGTTAATAACTACACTGATTAGTCAGTCAAACAATTTTAGAACTAGCTTAAACCTCAGAACGAAATGGAATTAATTAgccaataaaattaaaaataagctcaataaaattttcaatttaaatttagttgaTATTATAGGCCATTTGAACTGGTTGTGTGTGAGAACACATGATTTGCTGTTGCGAGGATGATCATGTATATTCAGAAAtaagttttgttttattcgtTGTTGGAAATCCACATGGTTCCATTGTTGGGTAAATCATTGTAagtttatatatgtattaaattCGGCTCTTTTAAGTTAAAGATATATTATCGGATCAGTCATTGTCAGTCATTTTTTCAAGTTAAATTTGCCCCACAGTCAGTGATCCGTTATGATACTACGTTAGAATTCACGAGGttacattttaaaatcaattagtattaaGAGGAGTAgcttatataataatttcagttttctctATACACCATGCgagaaaattataatctatttatagtttcaattgccaacactGTTAATATTTCATTACAAGTATATGATTTTGGAATCATGACcttatttatacatatataaaatgaacaaaacaaaaaaaaatggaatcaTATTCTTGCACTTAGAAATAGCTCCATCAATAGGAGTTTCACCATGGAATAAAGAGATgcaaaatcaatcaaacaacTTCGAATAATAATTCACGCGTACAATCACTCGAAATTTccaataaaagtaaaaatgaataagtagaaggaaaaaaaaaatgcaaggAACTCCAACATATCAAAACAAGCATCAAACAAACGCCAAACACCGGCCACTAACCGTCGCCGCCGCAACCTTCGGCGCCACCGTGACCGTGAGTACTGCCTTCCATCACGGACGCGTGGTGAGCGGCAGCAACCGCCGCAGCTGCAGATCCAGCGGCCACGGCAGCGCCTGCTCCGTTTCCGTCGCCAGGCGGCGATCCTCCGCCGCTACGCTTCCGGTGTCCTCTTTTGCCAGCTGAGCTTGAGCTTGATTCATTCTTCTTTTTAGCTTTACAGATTGTGAAGCAAAAGCAGACTTTTTTGCTCCACATCTTTAGCGATGCGTTTATTCTATGCACAATTTTGGTGTTGCTTTTGAAACGAATGGGGTCGTATATAGAGCGTTTGTTATGCACAAGCACTGTTGAGGCCAATGAATTAATATGGTGTAtatatatcttattttgttgaatttaaattttttatttttttaaggagGATTACCTATAACATCTCCTATAATATTTCTTATTACACACACAAACATGATAAGTGGCCTTTATTACACACACAGATAGTAGGAGATGTCATAGGTGATCCCCCTGAAAATATTTTAGcttctctttaattttttggataaagtgctactaatatttattactcttaTTAAATGAATGGGTAACTAACATTATCATCGCCAATTCACCATGAGACAAGAAAGAAAGTGTTCAATACACCATTGCACATGTGAGCCAGAATGCACATCACACGCCATAATGGACATCAGACTTCCCCACGTGTAAACAGTAGAGATTCATATCGATTTGGACCGCCCTGataccatataaaaataagtgatCACTCACCTCCTCAAAAGATTTTATaggaaaaaattactatgtattaagtactccctctgccTGCATTTGTTTTGGACCACTCGGTAGTTGGAGCATTTGTCTTGGACGCGAGATTTAATAAACTGATTTActaatagttaaagtagataTATAGaggaaagtaagagagtttaaagtaagagagctgaagagaataaatataagGGAGCGAATAaagtttttgccaaaaaagtaaatgactcaactaccttaggacaaataaaaaagaaatactataaCTTAACTATCTTGTGCCGGAGGAAGTATAAATGAGATAACATAATCACCATGTTGACATGCGAGAAGAATGAACGTTTTTAACGTTTATGTCCTTTAATTTGTGACATAAAATTACTTCTCCGCGCTATCTAATTGTTTTgacaaattgattttttaactTCACACAAAAGGTAATACACTGTCtgcataatattattcttCGGTTTCAATAATCCATGCATGAAGGATACCCTGTTATCTAAAATTATCAGCATTATGTAAAAACGAATTATGAggtatcaaaataaaaatattattgtaaaaGTGGACagagaaaaaaactaaatctcaatatatttaacAAATGTGCTTACAAATGGTGAAAATGCATcgttctttttaattaattcacatgAGCTGACTGCTAACCAACAAATAGAGCTTACTTCATGTGATTTATacttaaaaaccaaaaattctaaaatcaaCGAAATTTTGACGACTTAAAGTTAGACTGAGACATGTGATagtgattaaattaattatagaaacAAAGTTAATAGACATATGATCGATATGATTAAGATTGTGGACACTTATTTTCTGTAAAAAGTTATTAACATGTAATTGACCTTAAATTGCGGTAGCTATAAGAggatccgcaatggtgcttaggctaCTGGATGTTTCACCACGCAAGCACGCCGACGTGGACGACGAACAGTTTCTCTCCTTTCCTTTCAGAGACATACAACGGCCCGTTAAAAGCCCTAAACTTCACAGCTTGTTCCTCCATCGTCGGTTTGTTGGCCGGCGGCTGAAAAAACTCACAATCTCGCCCtcctctctcaaattttctgcGGCAATCGCTTGTTTATGTAAAAATAAGTGAGAGATGGAGGCTCGTCATGCATCTCTCGGTCGAAGAACGGTATCGATATGATTATTCATATTTGCGATCtgattttgtaatatttttcgATTAATCCGACCATCGTATGCTTGTTTTTGTGATTTCTGCAGCTGGAAGACATTCGACAGAAGCGTGCAGCAGAGAGAATTAGCAAGACCTCATCCGGACCGGATCTAGCCAAAATCCCTACCGGTAATGTCTCTTTTTTCTACCTTTTTGGTACTCTTTTTGTTAAATCCccctctttattgttttgttgcaTTTAGACGCTACTGGTATCAAGAAATCGGAAAGTGCGACTCGACTTACGGAGGTACCAATTTTTTTGCTAGCTTTGGAAGGAAAAACGGAtgaattttttacttttaggTTGTTTTTGGGTGCGATCTGATAATATCTCCTGTCGATTTCGATTACACAATGCAGAATGATATCAGTGGTTTATTATCTCAATTGAAAGACATGCAACAGAGGAATACAGAGCTGGAGGAAGCGAACAAGGAATTCACCTCATTGGTATCTTAATACGCAACCGTTACATCGTTAATAGATGATAAACTGTATGATTAGATGTGtgtttatgattaatttatttttatttttgcattgaTCAGCTTCTGAAGAAAGAAGTGGAGAATGATATGATGCAGAAACGACTAAATGATCTGGTATGATGCCTTGGTTTGATGTAAATTTATGGCTTGCTCGATATCTTTTAGTGTAAATTGATCATGGGATAGATTACTTGTGATAACAATATAGTAGATATGTTCTATTTATGACATCCCAAGTATTGATTTGAAGGCCAATGAACGTCTGAGTGAACAactgcttcttcttctctccatTTGCAGGAGCAGAACACAGTGCCTTTACTGAGAAAAGCTCTCAAGGATGTTGCAATGGAAAAGGATGCTGCAGTTGTTGCACGGGTATTGAATTACACTACTAGTCTATTTGGTTACACCAGATTCTTGATGCTCTCCGCCACCCTTATAATAAACCCTTATACTATTATAGGAGGATCTTTCTACTCAGCTTCGCACCCTGAAAAGGCGCATAAAAGAAGCTGAAGAAGAACAATATAGAGTAAGTCAGGGCAGTCTTAGGGAATGATTTAACAAAGTTTAGCTCACCTGCATCTTATCGTTTCATATGCTTATGCTTTTGATCCTATTGCGTTAGGCGGAAGAGGATGCTGCTTCACTAAGAGCCGAATTAAATGTGTTGCAACAGCAAACAATGCACAATCCATCAGGTGGCAACAATGCAACTGGATATTCAATTGATCAGATGCAAGCGATGGAAAGAGAATTGTCTAGTTTGAGGTCTAAGCTTGAGGTCAGATTTTGATGCGACTTCTTTTGCATGTCTGATGAGATTATATTGAGCTGAATATCATATTCCATCTGTTTTTGGAAATTTAAGCAAGAAGCAGTACTTAGACAACAAGAGCATcaagtcttagtagaggagcAAGCCCGTGCATCTGCTCTCATTGTTCAGAAGCAAGAGTTGGAAGAAAAGCTTGCCTCTGCCTCTAAAAGGATTTCAGGTATCACCATGGGCCACTTCATTCGTACTCGTCCTTTCTCAAAATATGGTCAACCAGAAATTATTATGTTCGCAATGCTTTTCTTGTTGGTCCTAGCTCCTCACATTAGGAATTAGTTAGTCATAATAGGAAACCTAGATGAATGAACTGTTTACCTGAGGTGGAAGGCTTTGGGAATCTCCGTTATTCTGTTGGTGGATGTAGAACTATTTGTTCACTATTTGAGGCTTCCTGCGTTTTAGTATCTGACAACTTTTTCACTTTCTCCATCTGGACCCTATggtcacttttatatattactctgGCCAGTTAGTGACATCATACTGTTGTATAATATAAACTCTTCATAGAGGTCaacagatttttttttggaatgcAATTTTGCCATTTGACTATTATTCTTGacatctttcttctttctatttgccatcaattttctttttaatttgccTGTCTTAATGCAGAAAATGGAACAGAACAGGAGCACCAAAGGACATTCACACTGGTATGAATTTTTTGATTGACCCTGGTTAGTTCTGGAAAAAACATGGTTCCAACAAACTGTATGACAAACTAGATGTGATGTTGTTGCATAGAAGATGAAATTTATTATCAATGCAGTTAGTTTAAAATAGGTTGAtagattttggttttgtttctTAAGATTACCACCCATTTATAGTTTGATGGAGTTGCGGTTTCTGCTTATCTGAACATATGCTAAGCATGTTTGCAGGAAGACAAGGGGAGACTTGAGAAGCAACTGCATGATATGGCAGTAGCTGTTGAGAAACTGGAATCTAGCAGGCAAAAACTTCTAATGGAGGTAAATGATTTTTGTCGGCCCATTTAGCATCAAGAATACAACTTATTATACATCAGTTTTTGTCTACAGATTGACTCCCAATCTTCGGAAATAGAAAgattatttgaagaaaattcCAGTCTCTCATCTGATTATCAAGAATCACTGGAACGAGTAGCAACTTGGGAGAATCAGGTGCCTCTTATTTTATCGGCTCATGTTTTACCTATATGGCTATATGCCTATATCCTTGTACTTCATTCACTGGTTAGCCGGATGACTGACTCCATTCTAGTTTATCCTACTATTCTGTGAAGAAGATCCCTGTCTCTTTATTAAAGGATCTGGGGCTACTTTTACTGCAATGTGTTATACACATTCCTTCTTGAAAGGCATTCTCAATTTACTGTCCAAAATCTCACTTTCCTTGGTATTTCTATAGGTCAAAGCTCATATACAACAAAATGAGGAACTTCGAAAAACAGTGGACAAGTTGCGGATGGAGCAAGCCAGTTTACCAGGTCTGAATGATAAAGCTTTCCAATCACTTTCTGGCTCCAGCAGAGGTGATAATGTGATTGAATCTCAATACGGGGCTGAATATATTTCCCTGAAGGTTTGTCAGTGAAGCAATTCTTTTGGTATTTCTTTTGTTGATAAGATCTCGGTTTTCATGAAGAGAGGGTGCAAAGTTTTCATTGTTGGAGCTTGAGTATCTGTAACTAAATATCAGTGCTCTTGTTAACCGTTTACTTCCTTGGAATATGTCTGCTTTTGGGGTAACTCGGTGTTTTAACTTGCTATAGGGACAACTAGCTAAAGAGCAAAGCAGAGCAGAGGCTCTATCTGCAGACGTATTGCAGCTCTCGACACGCCTCCAGCAAGCGACAGAAG
The genomic region above belongs to Salvia hispanica cultivar TCC Black 2014 chromosome 3, UniMelb_Shisp_WGS_1.0, whole genome shotgun sequence and contains:
- the LOC125210795 gene encoding E3 ubiquitin-protein ligase bre1; the encoded protein is MEARHASLGRRTLEDIRQKRAAERISKTSSGPDLAKIPTDATGIKKSESATRLTENDISGLLSQLKDMQQRNTELEEANKEFTSLLLKKEVENDMMQKRLNDLEQNTVPLLRKALKDVAMEKDAAVVAREDLSTQLRTLKRRIKEAEEEQYRAEEDAASLRAELNVLQQQTMHNPSGGNNATGYSIDQMQAMERELSSLRSKLEQEAVLRQQEHQVLVEEQARASALIVQKQELEEKLASASKRISENGTEQEHQRTFTLEDKGRLEKQLHDMAVAVEKLESSRQKLLMEIDSQSSEIERLFEENSSLSSDYQESLERVATWENQVKAHIQQNEELRKTVDKLRMEQASLPGLNDKAFQSLSGSSRGDNVIESQYGAEYISLKGQLAKEQSRAEALSADVLQLSTRLQQATEAYNGLLRLYKPVLRNIENGLVKMKQDGSVTVQ